The proteins below are encoded in one region of Hordeum vulgare subsp. vulgare chromosome 3H, MorexV3_pseudomolecules_assembly, whole genome shotgun sequence:
- the LOC123443373 gene encoding uncharacterized protein LOC123443373 isoform X4: MPSTESAAGLRTSEFALPDGVLAVLSWDPYEQLDVARRITALAVAGWVTGLECEVARLREGAADREQENVEPWDVESTEVAGPGHAGAPASPHCRHLLRRHRHRHLHLRPLGVGPGGACRAAGRVHQTGNQQGECRFLATFRACSRYSGHPTRIFHEEMSLCNNAAFHVWL; the protein is encoded by the exons ATGCCATCAACGGAGAGCGCGGCGGGGCTGCGGACGTCGGAGTTCGCGCTGCCGGACGGCGTGCTGGCGGTGCTGTCGTGGGACCCCTACGAGCAACTGGATGTGGCGCGCCGCATCACCGCGCTGGCCGTCGCCGGCTGGGTCACCGGGCTCGAGTGCGAGGTGGCGCGGCTCAGGGAGGGCGCCGCCGACAGGGAACAGGAGAACGTCGAGCCGTGGGACGTCGAGAGCACGGAGGTCGCTGGTCCTGGCCATGCGGGTGCTCCCGCTAGCCCTCACTGCCGCCATCTTCTCCGGCGCCACCGCCATCGTCATCTACATCTCCGGCCTCTTGGAGTCGGACCTGGCGGCGCTTGCCGCGCTGCAGGGAGGGTTCATCAA ACGGGAAATCAACAGGGAGAATGTCGGTTTCTCGCTACTTTTCGTGCTTGTAGCCGCTATTCTGGGCATCCTACTAGGATTTTTCATGAAGAGATGAGCCTGTGTAACAATGCAG